One Phycisphaera mikurensis NBRC 102666 DNA window includes the following coding sequences:
- a CDS encoding DUF4864 domain-containing protein, translated as MTPVAPSLLACFAALLAGLCFLNAPGTLAQDGADPPRPTPELTPMEVLAFQIEGLKEAADAHADADRGMRTVWAFACPANQAQTGPFDRFDAMVRTGYPILVGHREAVVLELVPPEEDRPDACFALLRVTGADGSRGWFIWHLTREADGPLAGCWMTAAVVPAPAPGEENDDAGAGVV; from the coding sequence ATGACGCCCGTCGCCCCCTCCCTGCTGGCCTGCTTCGCCGCGCTGCTCGCCGGGCTGTGCTTCCTGAACGCGCCGGGCACGCTGGCGCAGGACGGCGCCGACCCGCCGCGGCCGACGCCCGAGCTCACCCCGATGGAGGTGCTGGCCTTCCAGATCGAGGGCCTGAAGGAAGCGGCCGACGCGCACGCCGACGCGGACCGCGGGATGCGAACGGTCTGGGCCTTCGCCTGCCCGGCGAACCAGGCACAAACCGGCCCCTTCGACCGCTTCGACGCGATGGTCCGCACCGGCTACCCGATCCTCGTCGGCCACCGCGAGGCGGTGGTGCTCGAGCTGGTGCCGCCGGAGGAGGACCGCCCCGACGCCTGCTTCGCGCTGCTGCGGGTCACGGGCGCCGACGGGTCGCGCGGCTGGTTCATCTGGCACCTCACCCGCGAGGCCGACGGCCCCCTCGCCGGCTGCTGGATGACCGCCGCCGTCGTGCCGGCGCCCGCGCCCGGTGAGGAGAACGACGACGCCGGGGCCGGCGTGGTGTAG
- the speA gene encoding biosynthetic arginine decarboxylase has product MTANSAAEPATAPAAASPARGSWSPADSARLYGVERWGGGYFHVSAGGNATVSPNRDPAIGVDLPALVAQLRTRGVRTPMLLRFPGILDDRLATIAGAFDAAIAEMNYAGRYRGVYPIKVNQQRHVVEELLEAGRKHGFGLEAGSKPELLAVLALLDEREEEPGNEPLIVCNGFKDARYIEGVVLANKLGRTVIPVVEKADELPLIIRMAQEHDVRPPIGIRVKLASAGAGRWAGSGGERAKFGLFVSEVIEAVERLEAHGMLDCLQLVHFHLGSQLTDMRAFKAAVVEAARVYTELSRMGAGLRFLDVGGGMGVDYDGTGESEPADLGGHGQSGGVNYTLQEYANNVVWHVKEVCGEAGVPVPTLITEAGRAMVAHSTVLVMDVTGVSGVERFRPPQKPADLAAVPAPVRTLWGTLDDLETGHNLRECLHDAQVAREQVLSLFTLGHCTLADRAAAERLFYAVVARIRARAQADLDAGRTDRLPEEIAELGSLVHATYFCNGSIFQSLPDAWAIGQRFPVMPLQRLGEKPTRLGALADITCDSDGKLDAFIPSAAEPGKVRQALELHDLEPGDDYLLGVFLVGAYQETLGDLHNLFGDVNAVHVEVDATGRARIDEIVLGDTVAEVLGYVQYRPEELSRRFGKSVEAAAADGRLTGEEAATLRRFYEEGLAGYTYLT; this is encoded by the coding sequence TTGACCGCAAACTCCGCCGCTGAACCCGCCACCGCTCCCGCCGCGGCCTCCCCCGCTCGCGGCTCCTGGTCGCCCGCCGACTCCGCCCGCCTCTACGGGGTGGAGCGTTGGGGGGGCGGGTACTTCCACGTGAGCGCCGGGGGCAACGCGACGGTGTCGCCGAACCGGGATCCCGCCATCGGCGTGGACCTGCCCGCGCTGGTCGCACAGCTCCGCACCCGCGGCGTCCGCACCCCGATGCTGCTGCGCTTCCCGGGCATCCTCGACGACCGCCTCGCCACCATCGCCGGCGCCTTCGACGCGGCCATCGCCGAGATGAACTACGCCGGCCGCTACCGCGGCGTCTACCCCATCAAGGTGAACCAGCAGCGACACGTCGTCGAGGAGCTGCTGGAAGCCGGCCGCAAGCACGGCTTCGGCCTCGAAGCCGGGAGCAAGCCCGAGCTGCTCGCGGTGCTCGCGCTCCTGGACGAACGCGAAGAAGAGCCCGGCAACGAGCCGCTGATCGTCTGCAACGGTTTCAAGGACGCCCGCTACATCGAGGGCGTGGTGCTGGCCAACAAGCTCGGCCGGACCGTGATCCCGGTCGTGGAGAAGGCCGACGAGCTGCCGCTCATCATCCGGATGGCGCAGGAACACGACGTCCGCCCGCCGATCGGCATCCGCGTGAAGCTCGCGAGCGCCGGCGCCGGCCGCTGGGCCGGCAGCGGCGGCGAGCGGGCCAAGTTCGGGCTCTTCGTCTCGGAGGTCATCGAGGCGGTCGAGCGGCTGGAGGCGCACGGCATGCTCGACTGCCTTCAGCTGGTTCACTTCCACCTGGGAAGCCAGCTCACCGACATGCGGGCGTTCAAGGCGGCCGTCGTCGAGGCCGCCCGCGTGTACACCGAGCTCTCGCGGATGGGCGCGGGCCTGCGCTTCCTCGACGTCGGCGGCGGGATGGGCGTGGACTACGACGGCACCGGCGAGAGCGAGCCCGCGGACCTCGGGGGCCACGGGCAGTCGGGCGGCGTCAACTACACGCTGCAGGAGTACGCGAACAACGTCGTGTGGCACGTGAAGGAGGTGTGCGGCGAGGCCGGCGTGCCGGTGCCGACGCTGATCACCGAGGCCGGCCGCGCGATGGTCGCCCACTCGACGGTGCTGGTGATGGACGTGACCGGCGTCTCGGGCGTGGAGCGCTTCCGCCCGCCGCAGAAGCCGGCCGATCTTGCGGCCGTGCCCGCCCCGGTGCGGACCCTCTGGGGCACGCTCGACGACCTGGAAACCGGTCACAACCTGCGTGAGTGCCTGCACGACGCCCAGGTCGCACGCGAGCAGGTGCTCTCGCTGTTCACGCTGGGCCACTGCACCCTCGCCGACCGCGCCGCCGCCGAGCGGCTCTTCTACGCCGTGGTCGCGCGGATCCGCGCAAGAGCCCAGGCCGACCTGGACGCCGGCCGCACCGACCGCCTGCCCGAGGAGATCGCCGAGCTCGGCTCGCTCGTCCACGCGACCTACTTCTGCAACGGCTCCATCTTCCAGAGCCTGCCCGACGCCTGGGCGATCGGCCAGCGCTTCCCGGTGATGCCGCTGCAGCGGCTCGGCGAGAAGCCCACCCGCCTGGGCGCCCTCGCCGACATCACCTGCGACTCCGACGGCAAGCTCGACGCGTTCATCCCCTCCGCGGCGGAACCCGGCAAGGTGCGCCAAGCCCTCGAGCTGCACGACCTCGAGCCCGGCGACGACTACCTGCTGGGCGTCTTCCTCGTGGGCGCGTACCAGGAAACCCTCGGCGACCTGCACAACCTCTTCGGCGACGTCAACGCCGTCCACGTGGAAGTCGACGCCACGGGGCGGGCCAGGATCGACGAGATCGTGCTCGGCGACACCGTCGCCGAGGTGCTCGGCTACGTGCAGTACCGCCCCGAGGAGCTGTCCCGCCGCTTCGGCAAGAGCGTCGAGGCCGCGGCCGCCGACGGCCGGCTGACCGGCGAGGAGGCGGCGACGCTCCGCCGCTTCTACGAAGAAGGCCTGGCCGGGTACACGTACCTCACCTGA